In Acidimicrobiia bacterium, the DNA window CATCACTCTCGTCGCCCAGCGCGACCCGATCTGGCTTGCGAAAGAGGTCGCCTCTCTTGACATGATCTCCAACGGCCGTCTGCTGTTCGGCATCGGATACGGCTGGAATAAGGAAGAGATGGCCAACCATGGTGTGCGCTACACAGACCGCCGGGCGGTAGTCCGTGAAAAGGTCCTTGCCATGAAAGAATTGTGGACCAAGGACGAAGCGTCCTTCGCCGGCGATCATGTGACATTCTCATCGAGTTGGTCCTGGCCCAAACCAGTTACGAAGCCGCATCCACCGGTAATTCTCGGCTCGTCAGGAGGCCCGAAAACGTTCGCACACATCATCGAGTTCTGCGACGGGTGGATGCCGATCGCCAGCCGGACCCCGATCCTCGAACAGGTCGACTATCTCCGCCAAGCCTCCGAAGATGCCGGACGCGACCCAGCCACCATCGAGCTTGGTGTCTTTTCGGTTCGTCCCGAGCCCAAATACGTCGAACCCCTCGTCGAGGCCGGTTTCGCACGGGCACTTCTTGAACTGCCACAAGGCTCGCCGGCCGAAGTCGCCGAACGCCTCGATGAATTGGCCGAATTCACGAGCGACTACCGGTAGCCTGGCAGCCCCCATGGCCGCTTTCGACGGACTTCTCGACAGCCCCACCACCTCAATCGCGGTGGTGGGCGCCACCGACAATCCCTTCAAATTCGGAGGGAAGATCTACCGG includes these proteins:
- a CDS encoding LLM class flavin-dependent oxidoreductase, producing the protein ITLVAQRDPIWLAKEVASLDMISNGRLLFGIGYGWNKEEMANHGVRYTDRRAVVREKVLAMKELWTKDEASFAGDHVTFSSSWSWPKPVTKPHPPVILGSSGGPKTFAHIIEFCDGWMPIASRTPILEQVDYLRQASEDAGRDPATIELGVFSVRPEPKYVEPLVEAGFARALLELPQGSPAEVAERLDELAEFTSDYR